The Streptomyces luteogriseus genome includes a window with the following:
- a CDS encoding HelD family protein, giving the protein MSNTEFPDDELRQEQEFIDGLYARVDALRGDAETSVTDALAQGNTPMQARLERDILVAERSGLLAALNAVDGSLCFGRIDLTSGITHRIGRIGLRTDDAERTPVLIDWRADVARPFYLATGHTPMGLRRRRHIATDGRRVTHLHDEILDLGDQTRTGHEDPTGDAVLLAALNSARTGRMSDIVQTIQADQDRIIRAPHRGVMVVEGGPGTGKTAVALHRAAYLLYEHRELLAKRAVLIVGPNPAFLGYIGEVLPSLGETGVLLATVGELFPGVKASATDTPEAAAVKGRAGMADVLAEVVRGRQALPDPVIAIEHDREVLMLDDGLVGVARERTRAAKLPHNAAREHFEGHILNALTDLYAERIGTDPFDGSSLLDPSDITQIRDDLAENPDVWSAIDQLWPVLTPQRLVADFLAAPEEFLSAEDAEAVRRPVTRRWTVADVPLLDEAAELLGDDDRLARERAAREREEQIAYAQGVLEVSYASRTYEFEDKEEGDPEGSEVLSAHDIIDAERFAERHEEDDHRSAAERAAADRTWAFGHIIVDEAQELSPMAWRLLMRRSPTRSMTLVGDPAQTAEAAGVGSWSGILSPYVEDRWEHTRLGVNYRTPAEIMDVAAAVVRAENPEFEPPSSVRSTGVRPWARATDDLPGAVAKAVGELTPSEGRLAVIAPRDVHRSLAARLDGVTAGAEPDLTQTVVLLDPRQAKGLEFDSVLVVEPGRYGTSDLYVALTRATQRLGVLHTGELPKPLADAFA; this is encoded by the coding sequence TTGTCAAACACCGAATTTCCGGACGATGAATTGCGCCAGGAACAGGAATTCATCGACGGGTTGTACGCGCGCGTGGACGCGCTGCGCGGCGACGCCGAGACCTCCGTCACGGACGCGCTCGCGCAGGGCAACACCCCCATGCAGGCCAGACTCGAGCGGGACATCCTCGTGGCCGAGCGCTCCGGGCTGCTCGCCGCGCTGAACGCGGTGGACGGCTCCCTGTGCTTCGGCCGGATCGACCTCACCTCGGGCATCACCCACCGCATCGGCCGGATCGGCCTGCGCACCGACGACGCGGAGCGCACCCCCGTCCTCATCGACTGGCGTGCCGACGTCGCACGCCCCTTCTACCTGGCCACCGGCCACACCCCGATGGGGCTCAGGCGCCGGCGGCACATCGCCACCGACGGCCGCCGGGTCACCCATCTGCACGACGAGATCCTCGACCTCGGCGACCAGACCCGCACCGGCCACGAGGACCCGACGGGCGACGCCGTCCTGCTCGCCGCCCTCAACTCGGCGCGCACCGGCCGCATGAGCGACATCGTGCAGACCATCCAGGCCGACCAGGACCGCATCATCCGCGCCCCGCACCGCGGCGTCATGGTGGTCGAGGGCGGCCCCGGCACCGGCAAGACGGCCGTCGCCCTGCACCGCGCCGCCTACCTGCTCTACGAGCACCGGGAACTGCTCGCCAAACGGGCCGTGCTGATCGTCGGGCCCAACCCGGCGTTCCTCGGCTACATCGGCGAGGTGCTGCCCTCCCTCGGCGAGACCGGTGTGCTCCTCGCGACCGTGGGCGAGCTGTTCCCCGGGGTGAAGGCGAGCGCGACCGACACACCCGAGGCCGCCGCGGTGAAGGGCCGGGCCGGCATGGCCGACGTCCTCGCCGAGGTCGTCCGCGGCCGGCAGGCGCTGCCCGACCCGGTGATCGCCATCGAGCACGACCGCGAAGTCCTCATGCTCGACGACGGCCTGGTCGGCGTCGCCCGCGAGCGCACCCGTGCCGCCAAGCTGCCCCACAACGCCGCCCGCGAGCACTTCGAGGGCCACATCCTCAACGCCCTCACCGACCTGTACGCGGAGCGGATCGGCACCGACCCCTTCGACGGGTCCAGCCTGCTCGACCCCAGCGACATCACCCAGATCCGCGACGACCTCGCGGAGAACCCCGACGTCTGGTCCGCCATCGACCAGCTGTGGCCGGTGCTCACCCCGCAGCGGCTCGTCGCCGACTTCCTCGCCGCGCCCGAGGAGTTCCTGTCCGCCGAGGACGCCGAGGCCGTACGTCGCCCGGTGACCCGGCGCTGGACGGTCGCGGACGTGCCGCTGCTCGACGAGGCCGCCGAACTCCTCGGCGACGACGACCGGCTGGCCCGGGAGCGCGCCGCACGCGAGCGGGAGGAGCAGATCGCCTACGCGCAGGGCGTGCTGGAGGTGTCGTACGCCTCCCGGACCTACGAGTTCGAGGACAAGGAGGAGGGCGACCCCGAGGGCTCCGAGGTGCTGTCCGCGCACGACATCATCGACGCCGAGCGGTTCGCCGAGCGGCACGAGGAGGACGACCACCGCAGCGCCGCCGAGCGCGCGGCGGCCGACCGCACCTGGGCGTTCGGGCACATCATCGTCGACGAGGCGCAGGAGTTGTCGCCGATGGCGTGGCGGCTGCTGATGCGGCGCAGCCCGACCCGCTCGATGACCCTGGTCGGCGACCCGGCCCAGACGGCGGAGGCGGCCGGGGTCGGTTCCTGGTCGGGCATCCTCTCCCCGTACGTCGAGGACCGCTGGGAGCACACCCGACTGGGCGTCAACTACCGCACCCCGGCCGAGATCATGGACGTCGCGGCGGCCGTGGTGCGTGCCGAGAACCCGGAGTTCGAGCCGCCCAGCTCGGTCCGCTCCACGGGCGTACGGCCCTGGGCACGCGCCACCGACGACCTTCCGGGCGCCGTCGCCAAGGCGGTCGGGGAGCTCACCCCCTCCGAGGGCAGGCTCGCGGTGATCGCGCCGCGCGACGTCCACCGCTCCCTCGCGGCCCGGCTGGACGGGGTGACGGCGGGCGCCGAACCCGACCTCACGCAGACGGTGGTCCTGCTCGACCCGCGCCAGGCCAAGGGCCTGGAGTTCGACTCCGTCCTCGTGGTCGAGCCCGGCCGGTACGGCACCAGCGACCTGTACGTGGCCCTGACCCGGGCCACCCAGCGGCTGGGCGTGCTCCACACCGGCGAGCTGCCGAAGCCCCTGGCGGACGCCTTCGCGTAG
- a CDS encoding thioredoxin family protein has translation MTDVTDADFEAEVIGAELPVLVEFTAGWCPPCRQMGPVLKALASEEGDRLKVVQLDVDSNPETTNAYKVLSMPTFMVFRGGEPVKSMVGARAKRRLLEELADVM, from the coding sequence GTGACCGACGTGACGGACGCGGACTTCGAGGCGGAGGTGATCGGCGCTGAGCTGCCGGTGCTGGTGGAGTTCACCGCCGGCTGGTGCCCGCCCTGCCGGCAGATGGGCCCGGTGCTCAAGGCCCTCGCCTCCGAGGAGGGCGACCGGCTGAAGGTCGTGCAGCTGGACGTCGACTCCAACCCGGAGACGACCAACGCCTACAAGGTGCTCTCGATGCCGACCTTCATGGTGTTCCGCGGCGGCGAGCCCGTGAAGTCGATGGTCGGGGCCCGGGCCAAGCGGCGGCTGCTGGAGGAGCTGGCCGACGTGATGTGA